In Arsenicicoccus sp. oral taxon 190, the following are encoded in one genomic region:
- a CDS encoding Rv2175c family DNA-binding protein: MSRSAAPSPELLSAVEELVPGWVTVPDLAEAGGVPLSTVRTWLQERLLLAVRRGERTVVSIPETFVQEGAPLEALRGTLSVLHDSGLGDAEAIEWLHTPDDSLRTGTPIGDLRAGHKTEIRRRAQELAF; this comes from the coding sequence GTGAGCCGATCCGCTGCCCCGAGTCCTGAGCTGTTGTCCGCCGTGGAGGAGCTGGTGCCCGGCTGGGTGACCGTGCCCGACCTCGCCGAGGCGGGCGGGGTGCCCCTCTCGACGGTCCGGACCTGGTTGCAGGAGCGGCTGCTCCTCGCGGTCCGCCGGGGCGAGCGCACCGTGGTGAGCATCCCGGAGACGTTCGTGCAGGAGGGGGCGCCGCTGGAGGCGCTGCGCGGGACGCTGTCGGTGCTGCACGACTCCGGGCTCGGCGACGCCGAGGCGATCGAGTGGCTGCACACGCCGGACGACTCGCTGCGCACCGGCACCCCGATCGGCGACCTGCGGGCCGGTCACAAGACCGAGATCCGCCGCCGCGCCCAGGAGCTGGCCTTCTGA
- a CDS encoding DMT family transporter → MDAPSRAGTATLALVGVTAVWGSTFYLIHDLLDTMDPLDFLAVRFTIAAVCLLLVFGRSLRRLDRRAWVAGLVLGVVYALAQVLQTVGLAHTSASRSGFITGLYVVLTPLLAAVVLRDRVGRATWVAAVLSVGGLGVLSLGPDGLAIGLGELLTLLCAGVYAVHILGVGRYTRAELATALATVQMIALAVGCSAAAALDGVRLPPTPGAWGAVLYMAIVAGAGALWAQTWAQAHLSATRAAIVMTLEPVFAAGFAVLLGGESLTGRMLLGGGLILAAMYLVELAGRRGRGADDDAPPLEALHHEP, encoded by the coding sequence GTGGACGCACCCTCGCGCGCGGGCACGGCCACCCTGGCGCTCGTCGGTGTCACGGCGGTGTGGGGATCGACCTTCTACCTCATCCACGACCTGCTCGACACGATGGACCCGCTGGACTTCCTCGCGGTGCGCTTCACCATCGCCGCGGTCTGCCTGCTGCTGGTCTTCGGCCGCAGCCTGCGGCGGCTGGACCGGCGCGCCTGGGTGGCCGGCCTCGTCCTCGGCGTCGTCTACGCCCTCGCGCAGGTGCTGCAGACGGTAGGCCTCGCCCACACCTCGGCGTCCCGCTCCGGCTTCATCACCGGGCTCTACGTCGTCCTGACGCCGCTGCTGGCGGCCGTCGTGCTGCGGGACCGCGTCGGGCGGGCCACCTGGGTCGCCGCGGTGCTGTCCGTCGGCGGCCTCGGGGTGCTCTCCCTCGGGCCCGACGGGCTCGCGATCGGGCTCGGCGAGCTGCTGACGCTGCTGTGCGCCGGGGTCTACGCCGTCCACATCCTGGGGGTGGGCCGCTACACCCGGGCCGAGCTGGCGACGGCCCTCGCCACCGTGCAGATGATCGCCCTGGCGGTCGGCTGCAGCGCCGCCGCCGCCCTCGACGGGGTCCGGTTGCCGCCGACGCCCGGAGCCTGGGGCGCGGTCCTCTACATGGCGATCGTCGCGGGGGCCGGTGCGCTGTGGGCGCAGACCTGGGCTCAGGCCCACCTGTCCGCCACGCGCGCCGCCATCGTGATGACCCTCGAGCCGGTCTTCGCGGCGGGCTTCGCGGTGCTGCTCGGCGGGGAGTCCCTCACGGGCCGGATGCTCCTCGGCGGCGGGCTGATCCTGGCCGCGATGTACCTCGTCGAGCTGGCCGGACGGCGGGGCCGTGGCGCCGACGACGACGCGCCGCCCCTCGAGGCGCTGCACCACGAGCCCTGA
- a CDS encoding lytic transglycosylase domain-containing protein codes for MPLAVVAAAAVATVATGVAPAAPAAAAADPAPASWTVRPGDSTYTIARRAGVTVQDVVAANRLPQGGRLIHPGQRLVVPVRAAAAVAPQATRQVDARAPKQAPKQAPAPRPAARPAPARPLATEQQQVRALIEQVAVERGVDPRLALAVGLQESGWRQGVTSHVGARGVMQVMPANQRWASQLAGRPLDLGDARDNVTAGVVILKQLQATAGGEDAAIGGYYQGLPSVTARGMYAETRRYVASVKAHRARM; via the coding sequence ATGCCGCTCGCCGTCGTCGCCGCTGCCGCCGTCGCCACCGTCGCCACGGGGGTGGCTCCCGCCGCTCCGGCCGCCGCCGCCGCGGACCCGGCGCCCGCCTCCTGGACGGTGCGCCCGGGTGACTCGACCTACACGATCGCCCGCCGCGCCGGCGTGACGGTCCAGGACGTCGTGGCCGCCAACCGCCTCCCGCAGGGCGGCCGGCTGATCCACCCTGGTCAGCGCCTGGTCGTCCCGGTGCGCGCGGCCGCGGCAGTCGCCCCGCAGGCCACCCGCCAGGTCGATGCCCGGGCCCCCAAGCAGGCCCCGAAGCAGGCCCCGGCGCCGCGACCTGCCGCCCGGCCCGCCCCCGCGCGACCGCTTGCGACCGAGCAGCAGCAGGTCCGCGCGCTGATCGAGCAGGTGGCCGTCGAGCGGGGGGTGGACCCGCGCCTGGCGCTCGCGGTCGGGCTGCAGGAGTCCGGCTGGCGGCAGGGCGTCACCTCCCACGTCGGTGCCCGCGGGGTCATGCAGGTCATGCCGGCCAACCAGCGCTGGGCCTCCCAGCTCGCAGGTCGCCCGCTCGACCTCGGCGACGCCCGCGACAACGTCACGGCGGGCGTGGTGATCCTCAAGCAGCTGCAGGCCACCGCCGGCGGCGAGGACGCCGCGATCGGCGGCTACTACCAGGGCCTGCCGTCGGTCACCGCGCGCGGGATGTATGCCGAGACCCGCCGCTACGTCGCCTCCGTCAAGGCACACCGGGCGAGGATGTGA
- the pknB gene encoding Stk1 family PASTA domain-containing Ser/Thr kinase, protein MSRPTDLSMPGRVLDGRYRLVRHIADGGMASVWEAVDQRLDREVAVKILRRGLADDEAFASRFQREARSAARLNDPHVVAVFDQGVDDGDRFLVMELVPGRTLREVIHGEAPLTARAAIDLVVPLADALGVAHRAGIVHRDVKPENVIIREDGRVKVADFGLARAVTAQTVTATDGTILGTVSYLSPEQVERGIADARSDVYAAGLVLYELLTGEKAVEGESPIHVAYQHVHGAVGRPSDRVPSVPEALDEVVRWATSRDAADRPADGAALAERLRGIRRELPLDELDARPRAGDRAVTAPTVALSRDQVPGGRRAIATPVQPHRATGATGVTTAPRRPWRWLIPLLALVLLVGGGAAWWFGAGPGAPATVPAVVGVPVDEARSRLDAAHLDAVVEEAFDETVPRGTVIKAAPGEGASLHRTDDVTVYVSRGPERYPVPQVVGQPGAAAQQAVKDAHLSLGRLTEAYDEKVPAGSVVSASPSPGSPLKPLAAVDLVVSKGRQPLPVPALAGKTTDDARAALTAVGLTYAEAPQREYSTTVPDGAVIRQDPATGTRFKGDTVTVTVSKGPELVAVPSVTGSSKADARRVLEAAGFTVKVSSPLGEVFGLVSQQRPGGGGKAPKGSTVTIVVV, encoded by the coding sequence GTGTCTCGTCCCACCGACCTCAGCATGCCCGGGCGGGTGCTCGACGGGCGCTACCGCCTGGTGCGGCACATCGCTGACGGGGGCATGGCCTCGGTGTGGGAGGCCGTGGACCAGCGGCTGGACCGCGAGGTCGCGGTCAAGATCCTGCGGCGGGGCCTGGCCGACGACGAGGCCTTCGCCTCCCGCTTCCAGCGCGAGGCGCGGTCGGCGGCACGGCTCAACGACCCTCACGTCGTCGCGGTCTTCGACCAGGGCGTCGACGACGGGGACCGGTTCCTGGTCATGGAGCTCGTCCCGGGCCGCACCCTGCGCGAGGTCATCCACGGCGAGGCGCCGCTGACGGCCCGCGCCGCGATCGACCTGGTCGTCCCGCTCGCCGACGCCCTCGGCGTCGCGCACCGGGCGGGCATCGTCCACCGCGACGTCAAGCCGGAGAACGTCATCATCCGCGAGGACGGCCGCGTCAAGGTCGCGGACTTCGGGCTGGCGCGGGCGGTGACCGCTCAGACGGTGACCGCGACCGACGGGACCATCCTCGGCACGGTGTCCTACCTGTCCCCCGAGCAGGTGGAGCGCGGCATCGCCGACGCCCGCAGCGACGTCTACGCCGCCGGGCTCGTCCTCTACGAGCTGCTCACCGGCGAGAAGGCGGTCGAGGGCGAGTCCCCGATCCACGTCGCCTACCAGCACGTCCACGGGGCGGTGGGCCGCCCGAGCGACCGGGTGCCGAGCGTGCCCGAGGCGCTGGACGAGGTGGTCCGCTGGGCGACCTCGCGCGACGCCGCCGACCGGCCCGCCGACGGTGCGGCGCTGGCCGAGCGGCTGCGCGGCATACGTCGCGAGCTGCCCCTCGACGAGCTCGACGCGCGCCCCCGCGCAGGCGACCGGGCCGTCACGGCCCCGACGGTGGCGCTGTCCCGCGACCAGGTGCCGGGCGGTCGCCGCGCCATCGCCACCCCCGTGCAGCCCCACCGCGCCACCGGCGCCACCGGCGTCACGACCGCCCCACGCCGACCGTGGCGCTGGCTCATCCCCCTGCTCGCACTGGTCCTGCTCGTGGGAGGCGGCGCGGCGTGGTGGTTCGGCGCCGGGCCCGGTGCGCCAGCGACCGTGCCGGCCGTGGTGGGCGTCCCGGTCGACGAGGCCCGCAGCCGGCTCGACGCCGCGCACCTGGACGCCGTCGTCGAGGAGGCCTTCGACGAGACGGTCCCGCGCGGCACGGTGATCAAGGCCGCGCCGGGCGAGGGCGCGTCGCTGCACCGCACCGACGACGTCACGGTCTACGTCTCGCGCGGCCCCGAGCGCTACCCGGTCCCGCAGGTGGTCGGGCAGCCCGGAGCGGCCGCCCAGCAGGCCGTCAAGGACGCCCACCTCTCGCTCGGGCGCCTCACCGAGGCGTATGACGAGAAGGTGCCCGCCGGCTCGGTCGTGAGCGCGTCGCCGTCCCCCGGCAGCCCGTTGAAGCCGCTGGCCGCCGTGGACCTCGTCGTCAGCAAGGGCCGCCAGCCCCTGCCGGTCCCGGCCCTCGCCGGCAAGACCACCGACGACGCCCGCGCCGCCCTCACCGCCGTGGGTCTCACCTACGCCGAGGCGCCCCAGCGGGAGTACTCCACGACCGTCCCCGACGGGGCCGTGATCCGCCAGGACCCGGCGACCGGCACCCGCTTCAAGGGGGACACCGTCACGGTCACCGTCTCCAAGGGGCCCGAGCTGGTGGCGGTCCCGAGCGTCACGGGCAGCAGCAAGGCGGACGCACGCCGCGTCCTGGAGGCAGCCGGCTTCACCGTCAAGGTCTCCTCCCCGCTGGGCGAGGTCTTCGGGCTCGTCTCCCAGCAGCGGCCCGGCGGCGGCGGGAAGGCACCCAAGGGCAGCACCGTCACCATCGTGGTGGTCTAG